In Amaranthus tricolor cultivar Red isolate AtriRed21 chromosome 5, ASM2621246v1, whole genome shotgun sequence, a genomic segment contains:
- the LOC130813874 gene encoding uncharacterized protein LOC130813874 has product MAKTLTSHLNKLFLSLLLLLLHVGCFIFSSSYYKKNNYDLNLPTKKRKSSNNLSPKKAFSSSWCFIKRVFSPSNKRTNSQTRPPTPTNTSTTTSFSSPRSSQHSIVVSIRDSELHTPPRKRRAGSRSEFDSSLNENPFFPLRNDIFPCPTCGEVFLKQSLLETHQTIKHAVSELRDGDSGKNIVWIIFNTGWNNIKVDKPINIYRILKIHHSQKMLAKFEEFREGVKSKAARAVSRAVDTAAIRRDERCIADGNELLRFHCTTFLCNLGQNGNSALCNQVYCSACGIIRAGFSAKLDGISTFATSSRAHDAIPDDVEAEFAFMNVKRAMLVCRVIAGRVGCDVMVVDKEDPGFDSLVGRNVAGPGRMDDEELLVFNPRAVLPCFVIVYSV; this is encoded by the coding sequence ATGGCAAAAACCTTAACTTCTCACCTCAATAAGCTCTTTTTATCTCTCCTCCTCCTTCTCCTTCATGTGGGTTGCTTCATATTCTCCTCTtcttattataagaaaaataattatgatcTTAATCTCCCAACTAAAAAGAGAAAATCATCTAATAATCTCTCCCCTAAAAAAGCTTTTTCCTCTTCTTGGTGTTTTATTAAAAGAGTTTTTTCCCCTTCTAATAAACGCACCAACAGCCAAACACGCCCTCCTACCCCAACTAATACTTCTACAACGACGTCGTTTTCCTCACCAAGATCATCTCAACATTCCATAGTAGTATCAATTCGTGACTCGGAGCTCCATACTCCTCCACGTAAGCGACGGGCCGGGTCAAGATCCGAGTTTGATTCCTCCCTTAATGAAAACCCGTTTTTTCCCCTTCGTAATGATATCTTTCCCTGCCCTACTTGCGGTGAAGTCTTCCTGAAACAAAGCCTTCTAGAAACCCATCAAACCATTAAACATGCGGTTTCGGAGCTCCGAGATGGTGATTCGGGTAAGAATATTGTTTGGATCATTTTTAACACGGGTtggaataatatcaaagttGATAAGCCTATTAACATCTATCGCATTTTGAAAATTCATCACTCCCAAAAAATGCTTGCAAAATTCGAGGAATTTCGCGAGGGAGTAAAGTCTAAGGCGGCACGGGCGGTTTCACGGGCCGTCGATACGGCGGCAATAAGGCGGGACGAAAGATGTATAGCCGACGGTAATGAACTGTTAAGGTTCCATTGCACGACATTTCTTTGTAACTTGGGGCAAAATGGTAATTCAGCTTTGTGTAATCAAGTTTATTGTAGTGCTTGTGGTATTATTCGGGCCGGGTTCTCAGCAAAATTAGATGGGATTTCCACTTTTGCCACTAGCTCTCGGGCCCACGATGCGATCCCTGACGACGTTGAGGCTGAGTTTGCTTTCATGAACGTCAAACGGGCCATGCTTGTTTGTCGGGTTATTGCTGGTCGGGTCGGATGTGATGTGATGGTGGTTGATAAAGAGGACCCTGGATTTGACTCGTTGGTGGGCCGGAATGTGGCAGGACCAGGTAGGATGGATGATGAAGAGCTTCTTGTTTTTAATCCACGGGCAGTACTTCCATGCTTTGTAATCGTATATTCGGTATAA